A region of Vibrio chagasii DNA encodes the following proteins:
- a CDS encoding OmpA family protein produces MNTIKNYIALSLSVLVLGCTSYPEHGTGGLAESYDSMNYQNADFSPVMPDEPLGPEHGLRFDWQLAKLHLDALIQEGARWCFPAAVVQAIEKQNRIARELQGGLLLDAANDLVIQRKRLNELELQLDYVTSQARCEPPKNENQFRMQLSIIQQLYDLLNVDNQFAHNSIEVNPKYMGKLAEASYILKDNKSLELIVTGHADATGSEEYNDKLALGRAKQVERYLTIFGLSPSRIKAVSVGETVPLFEGESEGTRLTNRRVSIEVISPENAAKMGGAL; encoded by the coding sequence ATGAATACAATCAAAAACTACATAGCCCTATCTCTGTCTGTGCTAGTTCTGGGTTGCACAAGTTACCCAGAACACGGCACTGGCGGGCTGGCAGAGAGTTATGATTCGATGAATTATCAGAATGCTGATTTTTCACCGGTTATGCCTGATGAGCCTCTAGGTCCAGAACACGGCTTACGTTTTGATTGGCAACTTGCGAAACTTCATCTAGATGCTTTAATCCAAGAAGGCGCACGCTGGTGTTTTCCTGCTGCTGTTGTTCAAGCAATAGAGAAGCAAAATCGAATCGCTCGAGAACTTCAAGGTGGCCTACTACTTGATGCAGCGAACGATTTGGTTATCCAAAGAAAACGCTTAAACGAGCTTGAACTTCAACTCGACTATGTAACGTCGCAAGCACGTTGCGAACCACCTAAGAACGAAAACCAATTCCGTATGCAGTTGTCGATAATCCAACAGCTGTACGATCTACTTAATGTTGACAATCAATTCGCACACAACTCTATCGAAGTGAATCCTAAATACATGGGCAAGCTTGCCGAGGCGTCTTACATCTTAAAAGACAACAAGTCTCTAGAGCTAATAGTGACAGGCCATGCAGATGCAACAGGCTCAGAAGAGTACAACGACAAACTCGCCTTAGGCCGAGCGAAACAAGTTGAGCGCTACCTCACTATATTTGGCTTGAGCCCTAGCCGTATCAAAGCCGTTTCGGTTGGTGAAACCGTACCGCTGTTTGAAGGCGAATCGGAAGGGACACG